The following coding sequences are from one Neurospora crassa OR74A linkage group I, whole genome shotgun sequence window:
- a CDS encoding helix-hairpin-helix domain-containing protein codes for MRIQTRSAAKRLKVNTEEHIVVANPLQNPILVPDHVSETIVASVEAESWTRGKRKRGHATPAHPLKGGRDVLPPSMGVLPTPGTIPETPDSLSSSSNAPVHLTRSVAKRQSQTSLETTKIRTEDVKAQKTPISIGPLQVTRPDDISVHHTRGVTERRTKVQSAIIKDRTKDAAATEAVENIMGTSLDNTIEVNTPNDDDDDDDDDDDDDKDEEHTERDRRGTRSSSKRPNTETDKNLDSGNGHIIVKTSKKAAKVTATRIATVDRDSPDYRMPVRRGPNNPMGFTPGFSPYPNRQAPTSEACEDVYRVLATMHGKVEQPKEIPKASLEKAGCGEVPCVLDALLRTLISGNTLMAMADRAIRNVAQEYGLREHGSGIGSINWEKVASEPEEKLAQAIKVSGNGNQKAKHIKLILDMVALEMAQMAMENKGTGGKREVAFSETLNLDHMHTVTKDEAMAKLVQYPGIGIKSAACVTLFCLRMPCFAVDTHVHRFCRWLGWVPEKANAEDCFRHCDVKVPDHLKYGLHQLFIRHGQQCFKCRKATRPGTKEWREAPECPLEHLLDRGKGGDHGDG; via the exons ATGAGAATTCAAACCCGTTCAGCCGCCAAGAGGCTCAAAGTAAACACCGAGGAACACATCGTGGTTGCGAACCCCCTCCAGAATCCGATCCTTGTTCCAGATCATGTATCTGAGACTATTGTAGCTTCGGTTGAGGCTGAATCCTGGACGAGAGGGAAACGGAAGCGGGGACATGCCACGCCGGCGCATCCTCTCAAAG GTGGTCGGGATGTCTTGCCTCCTAGCATGGGCGTTCTGCCAACCCCTGGTACAATTCCAGAGACACCAGATTCGCTGAGCAGTTCTTCCAATGCGCCGGTGCATTTAACGCGAAGTGTGGCCAAACGCCAGAGTCAAACTTCGCTCGAAACTACAAAGATTCGGACCGAGGATGTGAAGGCGCAGAAGACGCCGATCAGTATAGGGCCCCTACAAGTGACTAGACCTGATGATATCTCGGTACATCATACCCGAGGTGTGACCGAACGCCGGACCAAGGTTCAGtccgccatcatcaaggaTCGGACGAAAGATGCAGCTGCGACAGAAGCTGTAGAGAACATCATGGGCACTTCTCTGGATAACACTATTGAGGTGAACACccccaacgacgacgacgacgacgacgacgacgacgacgacgacgacaaagaCGAGGAACACACTGAACGGGATCGACGGGGTACCAGGTCGTCTTCCAAGAGGCCAAATACAGAAACCGACAAAAACCTCGATAGCGGCAATGGACATATTATTGTCAAGACCAGCAAGAAGGCAGCCAAGGTCACCGCCACAAGAATAGCCACCGTGGACCGTGACAGCCCTGACTACAGAATGCCAGTGAGAAGGGGCCCAAATAATCCCATGGGGTTCACGCCAGGGTTCTCACCCTACCCCAATCGTCAGGCTCCTACCTCTGAAGCATGCGAGGATGTGTACCGCGTCTTGGCAACCATGCATGGCAAGGTAGAGCAACCCAAGGAAATACCCAAGGCATCTTTGGAGAAGGCCGGATGTGGCGAGGTACCTTGCGTATTGGACGCCCTCCTCCGGACGCTGATTAGCGGCAACACACTGATGGCCATGGCGGACCGAGCGATCAGGAACGTAGCTCAAGAGTACGGTTTACGAGAACACGGCTCAGGCATCGGAAGCATCAACTGGGAAAAGGTTGCCAGCGAGCCAGAGGAAAAGCTGGCCCAGGCTATCAAGGTTTCGGGGAACGGAAACCAGAAGGCCAAGCATATCAAGCTAATCCTCGACATGGTTGCGTTGGAGATGGCGCAGATGGCAATGGAGAACAAGGGAACGGGCGGTAAGCGAGAAGTCGCCTTCTCAGAGACGTTGAACCTAGACCACATGCACACCGTCACCAAAGACGAGGCCATGGCCAAGCTTGTCCAGTATCCCGGTATTGGCATCAAAAGTGCTGCCTGCGTTACACTCTTTTGTCTTCGCATGCCCTGCTTTGCAGTTGACACGCATGTCCACCGGTTCTGTCGCTGGCTCGGTTGGGTGCCGGAGAAAGCGAATGCTGAGGACTGCTTCAGACACTGCGACGTGAAAGTGCCGGATCACCTCAAGTATGGCTTGCACCAGCTGTTTATCCGCCATGGACAACAATGCTTCAAGTGCCGGAAGGCGACAAGGCCTGGTACGAAGGAGTGGAGGGAGGCACCCGAATGCCCGTTGGAACACCTGCTGGACCGGGGGAAGGGAGGAGACCATGGAGATGGATAG